From Nicotiana tabacum cultivar K326 chromosome 22, ASM71507v2, whole genome shotgun sequence, one genomic window encodes:
- the LOC107762484 gene encoding uncharacterized protein LOC107762484: MVGDSFKHRDELRESQEEEIEEALRKGELEIGRGLNQELGLARDGYTRWGSHYKSFNNFILMFGPIIDVFDAIVVNALFEEKCKAKGYLKACLTFEVDFIFHFIRNVLAVTSELNAIFQNKKQDIVNAMLLVGFAKERLQLMREEGLDSLICEVSKFCIKYDISITKFDELYDIIGRSRRKVVDYTVLHHYRVGVFRKTIDWQLQELNSRFDEVTIEFLLGVACLNPVNSFSSFNIEKILILANLYPDDFDKYSMADFRFQLENYIVQDHDNKFFDLNGFGDLSKKLVETKKYATYPLVFRLVKFALLLPVATTTVERAFSAIS, from the coding sequence ATGGTAGGAGATTCTTTCAAGCATAGAGATGAACTTCGTGAGTCTCAagaagaagaaattgaagaagcaTTACGTAAAGGTGAGCTTGAAATTGGTAGGGGCTTGAATCAAGAACTAGGACTTGCTAGAGATGGTTATACTCGATGGGGTTCTCACTACAAATCCTTTAACAATTTTATTCTTATGTTTGGCCCTATCATTGATGTATTTGATGCTATTGTTGTTAATGCGCTTTTTGAAGAAAAGTGTAAGGCAAAGGGATATCTTAAAGCATGTTTAACATTTGAGGTAGACTTTATATTTCATTTCATACGCAATGTATTGGCAGTCACCAGTGAGCTTAATGCAATCTTTCAAAATAAGAAGCAAGACATTGTAAATGCCATGTTACTGGTTGGATTCGCAAAGGAACGGTTGCAACTAATGAGAGAAGAGGGCTTGGATTCACTTATTTGTGAGGTATCTAAATTTTGTATCAAATATGATATTTCGATAACTAAATTTGACGAGCTTTATGATATCATTGGAAGATCTCGTCGTAAAGTTGTTGATTATACTGTTTTACATCACTACCGTGTTGGAGTGTTTCGTAAAACTATTGATTGGCAACTTCAAGAACTCAATAGTCGCTTTGATGAGGTGACAATTGAGTTTCTTCTGGGAGTAGCTTGCTTGAACCCAGTTAACTCCTTTTCAAGCTTTAACATTGAAAAAATATTGATATTGGCTAATCTTTATCCTGATGATTTTGATAAATACTCTATGGCTGACTTTCGTTTTCAACTTGAGAATTACATTGTTCAGGATCATGATAACAAGTTTTTTGATCTTAATGGATTTGGTGATCTTTCCAAAAAGCTAGTAGAGACAAAGAAATATGCAACTTATCCTCTTGTATTTCGACTAGTAAAATTTGCTTTACTTTTGCCAGTTGCTACTACTACAGTTGAAAGAGCTTTCTCGGCAATAAGTTGA